The following are from one region of the Syngnathus acus chromosome 19, fSynAcu1.2, whole genome shotgun sequence genome:
- the rsph10b gene encoding radial spoke head 10 homolog B, which yields MLQGSPNLVRYSKQAHHDDDEQQQHDDGLFELPSFFVLTFQRYEGESKDGYFHGRGTANFKGGHSYTGIFSMGAMHGTGVFTWADKVTYEGEFVRNIPMGQGKYSWPDGSTYEGDVCNGVRHGNGMHKSGNAIYKGQWNHSKRHGKGTVYYNQEETSWYKGNWVMNKREGWGVRCYPSGNIYFGEWKHNLRNGEGTMRWLNLGQLYIGNWHDGIQQGHGTHVWLMKRTEPGAEFRPSNQYTGNFFLGYKHGPGTFYYAGGAIYEGGWQDNKKHGKGKVTLKDGYVFQGQFLNDKMVTPNMTANQAPVLHGMDESTLGPDMTVNIDGLLEEIPQKKRDIEHKQVRFVLLRHKTELRSIYRFYSRLGQPQIPGGAFLLSRMQMWRMLKDCYVHHRGVTLVEIDLYLRDNPDPAEVHSPFTPIMLSRFLSCLVIIAYYIYRNDTESSNHLLAACFSKLLVDDIFPNAKNVKGFLFKPPERTIVAVDFLTKSWKVFQAYSRVNKAPRDDSTMTNRQLLWMYEDLKLYDSNLTILRVIEIICAEALDPGNRSACMEFEIIFLEFFEVLLGCSEVKCQQMTGPYPKISPSRSSSALARQWQQTLAQDRELDAWSHKIHHFFNHMFFPAVDLLHLL from the exons ATGCTACAAGGGAGTCCAAATTTAGTAAGATATTCGAAACAGGCGCATCACGATGACgacgagcagcagcagcacgacGATGGCTTATTTGAACTCCCTTCGTTCTTTGTTTTAACTTTTCAGAG ATATGAGGGGGAAAGCAAAGACGGTTACTTCCATGGGAGAGGCACAGCCAATTTTAAAGGAGGCCATTCTTATACG GGTATATTCTCCATGGGAGCTATGCATGGAACCGGTGTCTTCACATGGGCCGACAAGGTGACATATGAG GGCGAGTTTGTGCGCAACATACCGATGGGCCAAGGCAAGTACAGTTGGCCAGACGGCAGCACCTACGAAGGTGACGTGTGCAATGGCGTCAGGCATGGCAACGGAATGCACAAAAGTGGCAATGCCATCTACAAAGGTCAATGGAATCACAGCAAGAGGCACGGAAAG gGCACAGTGTATTATAACCAGGAGGAGACTTCTTGGTACAAAGGCAACTGGGTGATGAACAAAAGAGAGGGATGGGGAGTAAGATG CTACCCTTCtggtaatatttattttggtgaGTGGAAGCATAATTTGAGAAATGGAGAGGGCACCATGAGATGGCTGAACCTGGGACAGCTCTACATTGGGAACTGGCATGATGGAATCCAG CAAGGCCACGGTACCCACGTGTGGCTCATGAAGCGAACAGAACCCGGAGCTGAATTCCGTCCCAGCAATCAGTACACGGGGAATTTTTTCCTTGGGTACAAACACGGACCGGGCACTTTTTATTACGCTGGCGGTGCCATCTATGAGGGTGGATGGCAggacaataaaaaacatgGGAAG GGGAAAGTTACCCTCAAGGACGGCTATGTTTTCCAAGGACAATTCCTTAATGACAAAATGGTGACCCCCAATATGACAGCAAACCAAGCTCCCGTTCTACATG GTATGGACGAATCTACTCTTGGACCAGACATGACGGTCAACATCGATGGCCTTTTGGAGGAAATACCTCAGAAAAAACGAGACATTGAGCACAAACAG GTGAGGTTTGTTTTGCTGAGGCACAAGACGGAGCTGAGGTCCATCTATCGTTTCTACAGCCGACTGGGCCAACCCCAGATTCCGGGCGGCGCCTTCCTGCTGTCCCGCATGCAAATGTGGCGCATGCTTAAAGATTGTTACGTCCACCATCGCGGCGTCACTTTGGTGGAAATCGACCTTTACTTACGAG ATAACCCAGATCCAGCAGAGGTTCACTCCCCCTTCACTCCCATAATGCTCAGCCGGTTCCTCAGTTGCCTCGTGATCATCGCTTATTACATCTACCGTAACGACACGGA GTCATCAAATCACCTTCTGGCAGCATGTTTCTCAAAACTATTGGTTGATGATATATTTCCAAATGCCAAAAATGTAAAAG gttttctttttaagccgCCGGAGCGTACCATTGTGGCTGTGGATTTCCTAACGAAAAGCTGGAAGGTTTTTCAGGCCTACTCCAGGGTCAACAAAGCTCCCAGGGATGACAGCACCATGACCAATCGGCAACTTCTATGGATGTATGAG GATCTCAAGCTCTACGATAGTAATTTAACCATCTTGAGGGTCATCGAGATCATCTGTGCAGAGGCCCTCGACCCGGGCAACCGGTCCGCCTGCATGGAATTCGAG ATTATATTCCTAGAATTCTTTGAGGTTCTCCTTGGCTGCAGCGAGGTCAAGTGTCAGCAG ATGACGGGTCCTTACCCCAAGATAAGTCCGTCTCGATCTTCTTCAG CACTAGCACGTCAGTGGCAACAGACGCTAGCCCAAGACCGTGAACTGGATGCTTGGAGTCATAAGATCCATCACTTCTTCAACCATATGTTCTTCCCTGCCGTTGACCTTCTCCATTTATTATGA